One window of the Triticum dicoccoides isolate Atlit2015 ecotype Zavitan chromosome 3B, WEW_v2.0, whole genome shotgun sequence genome contains the following:
- the LOC119277850 gene encoding uncharacterized protein LOC119277850, which translates to MVITVLQFVLALYLMCIIVKDFSSGKSLKECFSGHDKDVNDWKNILLMIFLVVMWVGTIVQCATGSDVLRWRSFYATHDIAWRAHYREVFDHGFREVLCCLGRVKYSSVLEDDDICVVAKLLGDIMAYRASGTGHLELIAGFSLLQKSKMSTVLPREQVEAPPDLIQEAILFHPFAEAAYTGPLLDFGRNPLMFPCVWLNRQGILTPWTRARRPILEGDNWWRGHAAAFLKYVNVPPEVLRKGRVSQTKREAAYFVIVLHNLRTIVIAIRGTETPEDVITDGLCRECSLTMDDLDGLINSDQLPPQVKEAVLSSFPHYGHAGIIESARELYTKLEGQSIHQDKSELMTAGFLSSLLGAGCECDGYNIEIVGHSLGGAVAALLGIMLYKQFPKLHVFTYGAAPCVDFVIADACSQFVTSIVHNDEFSSRLSMNSVIRLRGAAIKALSKDTSPNSTKVGKLVSGFTSNKRHDEQHAVVRCASSGALQTVSDAKQSNGQIHGKSVMHTVRGGVFLFGQAISCLVNTPKHRISSTAAINYELGRSRTTLTYNGEKLTVASRGVLDDAPSGEPSYAYRDDKFSQAGLDESGSSYRLPHSNNGTELSSAPDHTCTISLSEGQSPDVYLPGLIIHIVPIKNGTSPLPKTLVTRHKNKSYKAFIANRRDFMDLVVTPRMFLDHLPWRCHHAMQRVIETRKRNQPILNSSSGEDSV; encoded by the exons ATGGTAATTACAGTGCTCCAATTTGTGCTGGCACTTTATTTGATGTGTATTATTGTAAAGGATTTCTCATCTGGGAAGTCATTGAAGGAGTGTTTTTCAG GACACGACAAGGACGTCAATGACTGGAAGAACATCTTGTTAATGATTTTTCTTGTTGTCATGTGGGTGGGAACAATAGTCCAGTGTGCCACAGGTTCTGATGTACTAAGATGGAGGTCCTTTTATGCAACCCATGATATTGCATGGAGGGCTCACTATAGGGAGGTGTTTGATCATGGCTTTCGTGAGGTTTTATGTTGTCTAGGACGGGTGAAGTACTC GAGTGTACTGGAAGATGACGATATATGTGTCGTGGCAAAACTGTTGGGAGATATTATGGCTTATCGTGCATCTGGGACTGGTCATCTTGAGCTCATAGCCG GGTTTTCATTGTTGCAGAAATCCAAGATGTCGACAGTTCTTCCAAGAGAGCAAGTGGAAGCTCCTCCTGATCTCATCCAAGAGGCTATTCTGTTTCATCCATTTGCTGAAGCTGCCTATACA GGTCCGCTACTTGATTTTGGGAGGAATCCTCTTATGTTTCCCTGTGTTTGGCTCAATAGGCAAGGTATTTTAACTCCATGGACTCGTGCTAG ACGACCAATCCTTGAAGGAGATAATTGGTGGAGAGGGCATGCAGCGGCTTTCCTAAAGTATGTCAATGTGCCCCCAGAAGTTCTTCGGAAAGGGCGTGTTAGCCAG ACAAAACGTGAGGCTGCCTACTTTGTTATTGTCTTACATAACTTGAGAACAATAGTCATTGCCATTCGTGGAACTGAGACTCCAGAAGATGTTATAACCGATGGCTTGTGTAGGGAATGCTCTCTTACCATGGATGACTTGGATGGGCTGATCAA TTCTGATCAGTTGCCCCCTCAAGTGAAGGAGGCTGTCCTCTCGTCTTTTCCACACTATGGGCATGCAGGAATTATTGAATCGGCTCGAGAATTGTACACAAAGCTTGAAGGGCAGTCCATTCATCAAG ATAAGTCAGAGCTGATGACAGCTGGGTTCTTATCTTCGCTGCTTGGAGCTGGATGTGAGTGTGATGGATACAATATTGAAATTGTTGGACATTCTTTAGGAGGTGCTGTAGCTGCACTTCTTGGTATTATG CTATATAAACAGTTTCCAAAATTACATGTCTTTACTTATGGAGCTGCACCCTGTGTGGATTTCGTGATAGCAGATGCATGCTCACAGTTTGTCACCAG CATTGTCCACAACGATGAATTTTCCTCGAGATTATCCATGAATTCGGTAATTCGATTACGTGGTGCTGCTATCAAAGCTTTATCAAAGGATACTTCGCCAAATTCTACTAAAGTTGGCAAACTAGTGAGTGGCTTCACGAGCAATAAAAGGCATGATGAACAACACGCTGTGGTTCGATGTGCTTCTTCTGGTGCTCTTCAGACAGTCAGCGATGCAAAGCAAAGTAATGGTCAAATCCATGGAAAGAGTGTAATGCATACAGTTAGAGGTGGTGTGTTCCTCTTTGGTCAAGCAATATCTTGCTTGGTAAATACTCCCAAACATAGAATTAGCTCCACTGCGGCAATTAACTATGAGTTGGGACGATCTAGAACAACATTAACCTATAATGGTGAAAAATTGACTGTTGCTTCGCGTGGTGTTCTGGATgatgcaccttctggagaacctagTTATGCATACAGAGATGACAAGTTTTCACAAGCTGGCTTGGATGAATCCGGAAGTAGTTACAGGTTACCTCATTCAAATAATGGTACTGAGCTCTCATCTGCTCCGGATCACACGTGTACAATAAGTTTATCTGAAGGGCAGTCGCCAGATGTGTACCTCCCTGGCCTCATTATTCATATCGTTCCCATAAAGAATGGTACTTCTCCATTGCCGAAGACACTTGTGACTCGTCACAAGAACAAGAGTTATAAAGCATTTATAGCGAATCGGCGGGATTTTATGGACCTTGTTGTGACCCCTCGCATGTTCCTTGATCATCTCCCGTGGAG GTGTCACCATGCCATGCAAAGGGTTATAGAAACACGGAAACGGAACCAGCCCATTCTCAATTCATCCAGTGGAGAGGATTCTGTCTAA
- the LOC119281838 gene encoding phospholipase A1 EG1, chloroplastic/mitochondrial-like, which yields MAFAPATSTATSIAAAMALRPQYATLSGARSQTMSRAARCRAAAALTAEGCASTSAIAAEPVATARRGARRTSSVAGMWRQLQGCDDWEGLLGLDGPAPVLRSEVARYGELVDACYKAFDLDRASRRYLNCKYGKERMLEEVGMAGAGYEVTKYIYAAPDVMTVPTMEASTSGRGRWIGYVAVSTDEMTRRLGRRDVLVSFRGTVTPAEWMANFMSSLEPARLDPCDPRPDVMVESGFLSLYTSADKTCRFGGAGSCREQLLREVSRLVDAHSAKKGEDVSVTLAGHSMGSALALLLAYDLAELGLNRAAPVTVFSFGGPRVGNAAFKARCDELGVKALRVANVHDPITKLPGILLNEATTGVLRPWRASCYTHVGVELPLDYFSARDPAAVHDLGTYIALLKKPAAAAKAAGDGGGVVGKVIDFVGRQRAGALQWQYAALQMGGLVQTLGLI from the coding sequence ATGGCCTTCGCGCCCGCCACCAGCACAGCCACCTCGATCGCAGCAGCAATGGCGCTCAGGCCGCAATACGCCACGCTCTCCGGCGCGAGGAGCCAGACGATGAGCCGCGCCGCGCGGTGCAGAGCGGCCGCGGCCTTGACGGCGGAGGGCTGCGCCTCGACGTCGGCGATCGCGGCCGAGCCGGTGGCGACGGCGAGACgcggcgcgcggaggacgtcgtccGTCGCGGGCATGTGGCGGCAGCTGCAGGGGTGCGACGACTGGGAGGGGCTGCTCGGCCTCGACGGCCCGGCGCCGGTGCTGCGGAGCGAGGTGGCGCGGTACGGCGAGCTGGTGGACGCCTGCTACAAGGCATTCGACCTCGACCGGGCCTCGCGCCGGTACCTCAACTGCAAGTACGGCAAGGAGCGCATGCTGGAGGAGGTTGGCATGGCCGGCGCCGGCTACGAGGTGACCAAGTACATCTACGCGGCGCCCGACGTGATGACCGTGCCCACCATGGAGGCCTCCACCAGCGGGCGCGGCCGGTGGATCGGCTACGTGGCGGTGTCCACTGACGAGATGAcccggcggctcgggcggcgggaCGTGCTCGTCTCGTTCCGCGGCACCGTCACCCCCGCCGAGTGGATGGCCAACTTCATGAGCTCCCTCGAGCCGGCGCGGCTCGACCCCTGCGACCCGCGCCCGGACGTCATGGTCGAGTCCGGCTTCCTGAGCCTCTACACCTCCGCCGACAAGACGTGCCGCTTCGGCGGCGCCGGCAGCTGCCGGGAGCAGCTCTTGCGCGAGGTCTCCCGCCTCGTGGACGCGCACTCCGCCAAGAAGGGCGAGGATGTGAGCGTGACCCTCGCCGGCCACAGCATGGGCAGCGCCCTCGCGCTGCTCCTGGCCTACGACCTGGCGGAGCTGGGCCTGAACCGCGCCGCGCCCGTGACCGTCTTCTCCTTCGGCGGGCCTCGGGTGGGCAACGCGGCCTTCAAGGCGCGGTGCGACGAGCTGGGCGTGAAGGCGCTCCGCGTGGCCAACGTCCACGACCCGATCACCAAGCTCCCCGGCATCCTCCTGAACGAGGCCACCACGGGGGTGCTCCGGCCGTGGCGCGCGTCCTGCTACACGCACGTCGGCGTGGAGCTCCCGCTCGACTACTTCAGCGCCCGCGACCCTGCCGCCGTGCACGACCTGGGCACCTACATCGCATTGCTCAAGAAGCCGGCGGCGGCCGCCAAGGcagcaggcgacggcggcggcgtggtCGGCAAGGTGATCGACTTCGTGGGGCGGCAGCGCGCCGGCGCATTGCAGTGGCAGTACGCGGCTCTGCAGATGGGCGGCCTCGTCCAGACCCTGGGGCTGATCTGA